The Triticum aestivum cultivar Chinese Spring chromosome 4B, IWGSC CS RefSeq v2.1, whole genome shotgun sequence sequence TGTTCTTCATAAGAGATGAAATGGGATCAAATCAGTTCTGTCTTTACTCATGATCAGAAAGAGTGCCAATGGCAAGGCGGATTCGAGAACCCTATAAACATGGCGCACAATTTTGAAAAGAATGGCTCCACCATGCATAAGATGACACTCCTGATGGTGCTCCAGACAATAAGCAAGCAGATGACATGGTCTCAGGGGTTGTACCTGATGACTTGCTATACTTTCAGAGGTTTTTCAGAACCACAATATTGGAGAAAAATTATATGGGTCCGCTATGGCGCGGCCTTTCTAGTGTACCAACTTTTTTGTAACTCTAGTGTACCCTTTAACCTGGTATATCTACAACTCTGAAAGCACTGCAGGACTGGTACACAGAAATCGCTGCTGACAGGGCAGCAGCTGACATGAAGAAATCACACAAGTCTTGTAACTACAAACATCGATTTCAATATTCATAGCAGCATTGACATTTATCCTCAACACAGATAAAAACCCCAGGACAATCCATGCATAGATTCAACTCAGCATATTGACCGCCGATGCCAGTGAAAAGCCATCCAACCTCTCAGCATTGTGTATGAAGCATATCTATGCCATACAGGAAAAAAAAATTAATGGAAAATTATCACAAAAGAATGTTGCAGCAGCATAACATGGTTCATACTTGAACCACCCAGTTTTCATGGTACACGCCAACCATACAAAAAACAACCAACTATTCTGTTTGTGAGCATGGTATATATTTTCAACTAAAAACCCAAACATGCAGAATAAAGTGTCAAACAGGCAGGATTAAATGTCTAGAAAGAGACTAACAGAACTGTTACAAGATGAAACCATAGCCAACAGATAAACTATCATGTGGGTACTAGTGTTCAAGCCATGATCTTTGCGGACCTCATGTAAAGACTGTCCACAACCTTCCCAACGTTTGAAATAGTTTCGAGTGTGGCAGGGAAGATGGCCTCAGTTTTCTGCTCCTCAAAGATAATGAGGCAACCAGCACCTTGATCCAGAGTACCAGCAAATTTCTTGTCAAGGATCATCTGTGACAGCTTCTTCTCGACATGGTCAACTGGCAATTCAATCATCTGCGCGACATGCTCAATCTCCACCCTCGAGTAGGGCTCAATCAACCTGCAGAGGTTCTGCTCCAGAAGGGTATCATACAGAGATGAAAGATGCCTGTGGACAATAGGGTCCTCCTCCAGCTGGGCTTTGAAATCACGAAGGGCGGTTTCAAAGTACTTGAGAGATCTTTTAGAGTAGGCATCAGCCACAGCTTTCATAGCATCAACATCAGAACCCACATACTTCAGGCTAGCCTTAGATGAGATTATTCCAGCAACATCGTCAGCCTGGTTGACCATTATCTTGCACAAGAGCATGTACTTCAAGCTGGATATAGCTCTTGGGTCGTCCAGTGCATTGAAGGCCTCGAATGCTTCAAAGAAGTAGCTGTAAGCAGTTTTGTAGTCCTTCTCTTCCGCATGAAGGATTCCACTCTGCAGATCAATAGTGCcctgctgagctggtggaacataAATGGCATTCGCCGCTGTTCTTGCGGCGGTCAGTGAAGCTTTGGCCTTAGGCAGATTTCTCAGAGAGAAGTGGAGTTTGCTTTCCAAAAGGTCAATGTCCACAAGGAGCAACTTGTCATCAAGTCTCCTGACTTCCTTGATAAGTCCAGTAAGGAGGGTCAGGGCTTCAGTGTACTCTTGATTCTCCAGAAGAAGGGCCGCTAACCTTGCCTCCACACGCTGCCTGAGGAATGTACGTTTCTCTGCACGCGTCCATTCCACCATCTCCTTGCAGAGCGAGATCTGAAGATCAGATGTTCCAGGAATCTTGGCGACAGCATCAATGATTCCACGGACAATTTTTGCAGTCTTGGCCTTGGGAATCAGTGAGAAAAACGGCCTCAGCTGGGTCAAGAGATTTCGCAGATCCTCGGCACGGTTCTCTTTAGTGAGGTAGTTTGTAAGGTTGGTAATCGCAAGCTCTTTTGTTCTCAGTGCATCTGCAGATGAAGACGGGTCTTGGATCAGACGGTAAAGGATTGAAATTGACTCTGAAGCATCCTTAGCCTCCTGAGCTTTTTCAATTGACTCAGTAGTGGCAGGAAGGTACGATGACTCCATTGCAGAAGACATGATCCCACCCTAAACTGCGAACAAGAAACAAATGCCAAGTTACGAAGTGTTAAAGAATAACATAGTAACACACTCCAATACAAAATGCTAAGTGAACTTATGAATTTTCTCCACGGCGCCTCCAATTAACAGATGAAGAACACAAGGGTGTGCATTAAACCCCCAACCACTACAGATGCCGTTTACTTTAGCGACACTAACCAAGTTAGTTCTAAGTTCTAACACTATCTGGAGTAGTTGATCATGGCAAATGAACCCACATATACCATGACAGGTCAGGAAACACACACACCGTACAAAAATCTTCAGTACAAAGTGGATACTAGTGTTTCG is a genomic window containing:
- the LOC123093832 gene encoding 26S proteasome non-ATPase regulatory subunit 11 homolog translates to MSSAMESSYLPATTESIEKAQEAKDASESISILYRLIQDPSSSADALRTKELAITNLTNYLTKENRAEDLRNLLTQLRPFFSLIPKAKTAKIVRGIIDAVAKIPGTSDLQISLCKEMVEWTRAEKRTFLRQRVEARLAALLLENQEYTEALTLLTGLIKEVRRLDDKLLLVDIDLLESKLHFSLRNLPKAKASLTAARTAANAIYVPPAQQGTIDLQSGILHAEEKDYKTAYSYFFEAFEAFNALDDPRAISSLKYMLLCKIMVNQADDVAGIISSKASLKYVGSDVDAMKAVADAYSKRSLKYFETALRDFKAQLEEDPIVHRHLSSLYDTLLEQNLCRLIEPYSRVEIEHVAQMIELPVDHVEKKLSQMILDKKFAGTLDQGAGCLIIFEEQKTEAIFPATLETISNVGKVVDSLYMRSAKIMA